A window of Rhodothermus sp. genomic DNA:
CGTGCGTGTCTCTCTCCAGTTGATGCAGGACAGCGCGTTCGACCTGGAGGAATTCCTGGCGGATATTTTCGCCGACCGGTTAGGACGCGCGCTGCAGGACCACATTACGAATGGCGATGGAACCACGCAGCCCGAGGGGATCCTGACAGCGATTCCGGCCGCACAGACGGTGGTCGGGGCCACCGGGCAGACGACCAGCGTCACCTATGATGACCTGGTGACGCTGATCCACTCGGTGGATCCTGCTTACCGCTCAAGTCCGCGGGCGGCGTTTATGATGCACGACACCACGCTGGCCGCGCTTCGTCGCCTGAAAGACAATAGCGGGCGGCCGCTCTGG
This region includes:
- a CDS encoding phage major capsid protein, translated to VRVSLQLMQDSAFDLEEFLADIFADRLGRALQDHITNGDGTTQPEGILTAIPAAQTVVGATGQTTSVTYDDLVTLIHSVDPAYRSSPRAAFMMHDTTLAALRRLKDNSGRPLWQDGLQAGEPPRLLGFRVIVNNTMPQMSASAKSIVFGDFSKYILREVGQGLVVRRLDERYAEYLQTALLGFARYDGRVLQPAAFAVYQNSAT